The Oryza brachyantha chromosome 7, ObraRS2, whole genome shotgun sequence genomic interval AGTGTGCAGTGGCAACGATGAGGAGATCCGTCGTCCTCTCATTGTGCTTCCATTTGGCTCTTGTCATGGGATTCCTGGCTTGTGTTCCTAACCTTGCCAACGGACGTCCGATTCAACCAAGATCTGATCCAAAGACAGCTCCAGACCCAAAGCCTGAACCTGACCCAGCACCAAAACCACAACCAGAAACAAAACCTTACCCTCAACCTAACCCACAGCCTGATCCAAAACCTGCGCCGCAACCTGATCTGGAAGAAGGCCCCCAGCCTGACCCACAGCCTGACCCGAAACCAACACCACAACCTGATCCAAAACCCAACCCACATCCTAACCCACAACCTGAACCGACCCTAGATCCCAACCCTGAGCCAAAGCCCGAACCCAAGCCTGATCCTAGCCCTAACCCTAGGCCAAAACCTGATCCAAAGCCAGAGCCGCAACCTGATCCAAAGCCAGGGCCGTCGCCTCAGCCGAAGCTTCCGTCTCTTTCACCAGCCATCGCCATAATCATGCCCAATAACTAATGAGGAGTCGACCGATCTATTATCTCGCTATATGTATGATACAGCATATTACTTTTGGTAGGTACTAGTACGGTGACTCTGTATGTGCGCATGTTCTTCACTTGCTTGTCCACGTagctatataaatctatatgTATTTTCTCTATGTGACTCTGTTTGAATGTGCgctatgtatgtatgtacgtaCCTATGTACTTCGTACCATCAATAAAAAGAGAGGTATCTCtatgttactattttttttttggcttttgttgTTGCCTTTGTTATGATGATGATACTCAGGGAGATGGATCTGCTTCCGATCCAAACAGAGATGGATCCCTTTCGTAAAGATTACGACTTGTTTCTATCAGTGCATCGACCACTCGAGAATGTTACGTAACATCCTGATGTTTTAAAAGCTAATTTATGTTGTCTTCATGTGTGTATAGAGTGAAAACATGGGATCAATAAAGCTTTTGTATGAAAATCCTTTTGAAACTAATTCTTGTTGACCACTCTAGTAAATTAAAAACATTGGATTAAAGCCCGATATGAAGTTGGGTGAACTTCATCTATGAATCTGTATGAACCTTATTGACCACTCTAGTGAGAACACCCTTGCATGTGAAGTTAAAACCACTTCTTAAGTCAAATTTTTAGGATAAACTAGAGTAAATAAGATCAA includes:
- the LOC102711903 gene encoding protein TsetseEP-like, which gives rise to MRRSVVLSLCFHLALVMGFLACVPNLANGRPIQPRSDPKTAPDPKPEPDPAPKPQPETKPYPQPNPQPDPKPAPQPDLEEGPQPDPQPDPKPTPQPDPKPNPHPNPQPEPTLDPNPEPKPEPKPDPSPNPRPKPDPKPEPQPDPKPGPSPQPKLPSLSPAIAIIMPNN